A region from the Drosophila ananassae strain 14024-0371.13 chromosome 2L, ASM1763931v2, whole genome shotgun sequence genome encodes:
- the LOC6500527 gene encoding mucin-5AC, giving the protein MELARMPGSLILLALLICLPETRASQPEETSILNGSGTNGRPLQRTQSRREALIPATTQMARTSDKAAAFRPTMAAAALALALDAAQNRSEHNVAINNISNNGDQRLTAALEANLIMSNRNVHEQHSYRITHGDNATLAVPPVFATTTTATTEPAPTTTTTRRTTRRPVPTTTLKPPPTIDDYQTIISQAGTHAYLPCNVKQLVKKPISWLRMRDGHILTVDQTTFIADQRFQSVFSPNPERWSLQIKYVQVKDEGTYECQVSTEPKASAIVHLRIVEPKTELIGESTRHVKAGSQVKLRCIISQALEPPLFINWFYNQKQIYLHNRRGWRTEIERIELPAEVPTTSTTTTSTTSTTTTTPAATASTTSSTGSTAAASTSKSALEALNGLATITRSYILDAISPNDVASGAVAGTTAAELAADVDATSPTSANPPPILASTAAANAVASAEGATTMATASMAATGDSAITTNTWVTSTSTTTTFTDSTEITTTTVAATTTTLLPSSSFIKQITAASLIIPAVVKLDSGNYTCSPSNSAPRTIVLHVLNGEYSASAIKSGSVSWSTLIGCHGYLHWRNVSTLLTLLWIIKCAVARDICQPNGGKVAAARVYRKESVKGAGAGLSEGGNIEPKSRTSFIRVSSSISATKVAEDKT; this is encoded by the exons AAACAAGAGCCAGCCAGCCGGAAGAGACATCAATATTAAACGGCAGCGGAACAAATGGGCGACCCCTTCAAAGAACTCAATCAAGGCGCGAGGCATTAATTCCGGCGACAACGCAAATGGCCCGGACATCGGACAAAGCAGCCGCATTTAGGCCAACAATGGCAGCTGCAGcgttggctttggctttggatGCAGCCCAGAATCGTTCCGAGCACAATGTCGCCATTAATAACATCAGCAACAATGGCGATCAGCGCCTGACCGCTGCCCTCGAGGCGAATCTGATTATGAGCAATCGGAATGTCCATGAGCAGCACAGCTACCGAATCACGCACGGCGACAATGCTACACTAGCTGTACCGCCAGTGTTTGCAACCACTACTACAGCCACCACTGAGCCAGCTCCGACAACAACGACCACTAGGCGCACCACTCGACGACCTGTGCCAACCACCACGCTGAAGCCACCGCCGACAATAGATGATTACCAAACAATAATTAGCCAAGCCGGCACCCACGCCTATCTGCCATGCAAC GTGAAGCAGTTGGTGAAGAAGCCCATCTCCTGGCTGCGGATGCGGGACGGTCACATCCTTACCGTGGACCAGACCACGTTTATTGCGGATCAGCGCTTCCAGTCGGTCTTCTCGCCAAATCCTGAGCGTTGGTCGCTTCAGATTAAGTACGTTCAGGTGAAGGACGAGGGCACCTACGAGTGTCAGGTGTCCACGGAGCCCAAAGCCAGTGCAATTGTGCACTTAAGGATTGTTG AACCGAAAACCGAATTAATTGGGGAGTCAACGCGACATGTGAAGGCCGGAAGTCAAGTGAAATTGCGTTGCATAATTAGCCAGGCTCTGGAGCCGCCGCTTTTCATTAATTGGTTTTACAATCAGAAGCAAATCTATTTGCATAATCGTCGCGGTTGGCGTACGGAAATTGAACGCATTGAGCTGCCAGCGGAAGTGCcaaccaccagcaccaccaccactagcaccacatccaccacaacaacaacaccagcagcaacagcttcCACCACATCCAGCACTGgatcaacagcagcagcttcGACATCCAAATCGGCATTGGAGGCACTTAATGGGTTGGCTACCATAACACGTTCATACATTTTAGATGCCATATCACCGAATGATGTGGCAAGTGGCGCTGTTGCCGGGACGACAGCCGCTGAGCTGGCTGCAGATGTGGATGCAACATCTCCGACTTCGGCCAACCCACCGCCCATCTTGGCATCCACAGCTGCTGCAAATGCAGTGGCATCCGCTGAGggtgcaacaacaatggcaacAGCCTCCATGGCGGCGACAGGTGACTCGGCAATTACAACAAACACCTGGGTGACGAGCacctcaacaacaacaacattcaCCGACTCCACGGAAATAACAACAACGACTGTGGCAGCAACAACGACAACTCTGCTACCAAGCAGCAGTTTCATTAAGCAGATAACA GCGGCTTCGCTCATCATTCCGGCCGTAGTCAAGCTGGATTCCGGCAACTATACATGCAGCCCCTCGAACAGTGCGCCACGCACCATTGTGCTCCACGTGCTAAATG GTGAATACTCCGCCTCCGCCATTAAGTCCGGCAGTGTCAGCTGGAGCACGCTAATTGGATGTCACGGCTATTTGCACTGGCGGAATGTTTCAACGCTTCTGACACTTTTGTGGATTATTAAATGCGCCGTGGCCAGGGACATCTGCCAGCCGAATGGTGGCAAGGTTGCCGCAGCAAGGGTATACCGGAAAGAATCTGTGAAAGGAGCAGGGGCAGGATTGTCGGAAGGAGGTAATATCGAGCCAAAATCAAGGACCAGCTTCATCAGAGTCAGCAGCTCAATTAGTGCCACCAAAGTGGCCGAGGACAAGACTTGA
- the LOC6500528 gene encoding uncharacterized protein LOC6500528 isoform X2 has translation MWNQRKVHACLLLSIVASNCLLMTFAFPQQEVYQRQHQVTQSPVFRDESSARKFAVKPNASKKVALDDIEDDLETNQIQESVGGPGGFTWSNMLSTVMTMFFNNAVNAPTKSDDVDNSIGLGGSPWANVISMGLRIINTLLGGGAPSDGIDKVDNGGSPMQFIQIVMNLLDALKTSFSHRSLTARSLGKRDSVSDAVVASISLMKGYVRTYRNSEDRCTQKYMCDANTECVREIGGSSIFCQLGSYATSYVLGRTSGSSFEDLYDAGRRGRSGFDCRQMYLECNEV, from the exons ATGTGGAATCAACGGAAAGTGCACGCCTGCCTGCTGCTCTCCATCGTGGCGAGCAACTGCCTGCTGATGACCTTTGCCTTCCCCCAGCAGGAGGTCTATCAGCGACAGCACCAGGTGACCCAGTCACCTGTCTTCCGGGACGAGAGCAGTGCCAGGAAATTCGCTGTGAAGCCGAATGCCTCGAAGAAGGTGGCTTTGGACGACATCGAGGATGATCTGGAGACCAATCAGATCCAGGAGAGCGTGGGCGGACCCGGAGGATTCACCTGGTCCAACATGCTGTCCACGGTGATGACCATGTTCTTCAATAACGCCGTTAACGCACCCACCAAGTCCGACGACGTGGACAACTCCATCGGTCTGGGCGGCAGCCCCTGGGCTAATGTCATCTCCATGG GTCTTCGCATCATCAACACCTTGCTGGGCGGAGGAGCTCCGAGCGATGGCATCGATAAGGTCGACAACGGCGGATCTCCCATGCAG TTCATACAGATCGTGATGAACCTGCTGGACGCCCTGAAGACCTCCTTCTCCCACCGCTCCCTGACCGCCCGCTCCCTGGGCAAGCGCGACTCCGTCAGCGACGCCGTCGTGGCGAGCATCTCCCTGATGAAGGGCTACGTCCGCACCTACCGCAACTCGGAGGACCGCTGCACCCAGAAGTACATGTGCGACGCCAACACGGAGTGCGTTCGCGAGatcggcggcagcagcatctTCTGCCAACTAGGATC TTATGCCACCAGCTACGTCCTTGGACGCACCAGCGGCAGCAGCTTCGAGGATCTCTACGATGCTGGACGCAGGGGCCGATCGGGCTTCGACTGTCGCCAGATGTATCTGGAGTGCAACGAGGTCTAG
- the LOC6500528 gene encoding uncharacterized protein LOC6500528 isoform X1 gives MWNQRKVHACLLLSIVASNCLLMTFAFPQQEVYQRQHQVTQSPVFRDESSARKFAVKPNASKKVALDDIEDDLETNQIQESVGGPGGFTWSNMLSTVMTMFFNNAVNAPTKSDDVDNSIGLGGSPWANVISMGLRIINTLLGGGAPSDGIDKVDNGGSPMQGILVAVMSAVLGTRDPDQVNSMAKQAGEFIQIVMNLLDALKTSFSHRSLTARSLGKRDSVSDAVVASISLMKGYVRTYRNSEDRCTQKYMCDANTECVREIGGSSIFCQLGSYATSYVLGRTSGSSFEDLYDAGRRGRSGFDCRQMYLECNEV, from the exons ATGTGGAATCAACGGAAAGTGCACGCCTGCCTGCTGCTCTCCATCGTGGCGAGCAACTGCCTGCTGATGACCTTTGCCTTCCCCCAGCAGGAGGTCTATCAGCGACAGCACCAGGTGACCCAGTCACCTGTCTTCCGGGACGAGAGCAGTGCCAGGAAATTCGCTGTGAAGCCGAATGCCTCGAAGAAGGTGGCTTTGGACGACATCGAGGATGATCTGGAGACCAATCAGATCCAGGAGAGCGTGGGCGGACCCGGAGGATTCACCTGGTCCAACATGCTGTCCACGGTGATGACCATGTTCTTCAATAACGCCGTTAACGCACCCACCAAGTCCGACGACGTGGACAACTCCATCGGTCTGGGCGGCAGCCCCTGGGCTAATGTCATCTCCATGG GTCTTCGCATCATCAACACCTTGCTGGGCGGAGGAGCTCCGAGCGATGGCATCGATAAGGTCGACAACGGCGGATCTCCCATGCAG GGCATATTGGTGGCTGTGATGTCTGCCGTTTTAGGCACCAGAGACCCCGATCAAGTCAACTCGATGGCCAAGCAAGCTGGCGAG TTCATACAGATCGTGATGAACCTGCTGGACGCCCTGAAGACCTCCTTCTCCCACCGCTCCCTGACCGCCCGCTCCCTGGGCAAGCGCGACTCCGTCAGCGACGCCGTCGTGGCGAGCATCTCCCTGATGAAGGGCTACGTCCGCACCTACCGCAACTCGGAGGACCGCTGCACCCAGAAGTACATGTGCGACGCCAACACGGAGTGCGTTCGCGAGatcggcggcagcagcatctTCTGCCAACTAGGATC TTATGCCACCAGCTACGTCCTTGGACGCACCAGCGGCAGCAGCTTCGAGGATCTCTACGATGCTGGACGCAGGGGCCGATCGGGCTTCGACTGTCGCCAGATGTATCTGGAGTGCAACGAGGTCTAG